A single window of Dendropsophus ebraccatus isolate aDenEbr1 chromosome 5, aDenEbr1.pat, whole genome shotgun sequence DNA harbors:
- the STARD13 gene encoding stAR-related lipid transfer protein 13 isoform X5: MKLDVSLQRKKSEDSDEEDLCAISDKWTFQRFSRRWSRVDDIDTLLGRSERLGSSGDMKNTTSSESVLTDLSEPEICSIHSGSSGGSDCRCASGETFDDTMCVSDPNSVNHLIPYWTRDIADGKFYAKTDKASHTKAKTLLKCMGTLRGKGAHGKLKGPPKTGGLIISEPILQLEPESVKSMSSVQIGNGPVSDSAIDLKVTGNLDLKSEMQTIDENSSSIKDTEASDANKRAGMYLEDIDLFTMTGIRAKPGQNHKNEFHSQEDLVVHIPKDHKPGTFPKAISIESLSPTDNLGGVNWRGASISLSGQKGLCIKEPRLLSSRCPRGSRLSVYDNVPGSHLYASTGDLMDLEKDDLFPHLDDVLQHINGLQQSVDHWSKDVMPELQDDNLSLFQTPNPVALDFEGNSISDGRTTPSDLDRDAASLNESDATGTRERRDSGVGASLTRTNRHMRWHSFQVSHQLSGSLASLQINNQSAGQLNLLQKFSLLRLTAIMEKYSMSNKHGWTWSVPKFMKRMKGPDYKDKNVFGVPLMVHVQRTGHPIPQSIQQALRFLRSNCLDQVGLFRKSGVKSRIQALRQMNENSPENVNYEGQCAYDVADMMKQFFRDLPEPLLTSKLGETFLHIYQYVPKDQRLQAVQSAIMLMSDENREVLQTLLCFLNDVTAVEENQMTPMNLAVCLAPSLFHLNLLKKDNSPRAIQKKYATGKPDQKDLNENLAATQGLAHMIMECNKLFEIPEEIIAQSRNSYAEADIHVPAMEELVKQMEEEAGSVSTYFDNVIQNLQKESKDKFKGWVSLSSTENTELTYKKVGDGNPLRLWKVSVEVEAPPSVVLNRLLRERHRWDDDFAQAKVIETIDNQTEVYQYVVDSMAPHPSKDFVVLRTWRTDLPKGMCSLVATSVEHEEASLIGGVRAIVLETRYLIEPCGSGKSRLTYICRVDLKGHCLDWYNKCFGHLCAVEALQIRNSFQPLTAEGPETKI; encoded by the exons AGTGAAGATTCAGATGAAGAAGATCTTTGCGCAATCAGTGACAAATGGACATTCCAAAGATTCAGCCGCCGATGGTCTCGGGTGGATGACATTGATACACTGCTCGGAAGATCGGAAAGACTTGGGTCATCCGGGGACATGAAAAACACGACAAGCAGTGAAAGCGTGCTGACAGATCTCAGTGAGCCTGAGATATGTTCTATTCACAGTGGAAGTAGCGGTGGAAGTGACTGCAGGTGTGCTTCCGGGGAAACGTTCGATGACACAATGTGTGTGTCCGATCCCAATTCGGTTAACCATTTAATCCCATATTGGACAAGGGATATCGCAGATGGTAAATTTTATGCAAAGACTGATAAAGCTTCACATACAAAAGCAAAAACACTCCTAAAATGCATGGGTACGCTCCGGGGCAAAGGAGCCCACGGGAAACTGAAAGGACCACCTAAAACTGGAGGGTTAATCATCAGCGAGCCAATTCTGCAACTGGAGCCTGAATCTGTCAAATCAATGAGCAGTGTTCAGATAGGTAATGGACCAGTAAGTGACTCCGCTATAGACTTAAAGGTAACTGGAAACTTGGACTTAAAATCTGAAATGCAGACTATTGATGAAAACTCTTCAAGCATAAAAGATACAGAGGCTTCTGATGCAAACAAGCGAGCAGGTATGTACCTAGAAGATATTGACCTCTTCACCATGACTGGTATACGGGCTAAACCTGGCCAAAATCATAAAAATGAATTTCATTCCCAAGAGGATCTGGTTGTACATATTCCTAAGGACCACAAACCTGGAACATTTCCAAAAGCAATATCTATTGAAAGTCTCTCACCTACTGATAACCTTGGTGGTGTCAACTGGCGAGGTGCAAGCATATCACTTAGTGGACAAAAGGGACTCTGCATCAAAGAACCAAGACTGTTATCTTCAAGATGCCCCAGAGGTAGCAGGCTTAGCGTGTATGACAACGTTCCAGGATCCCACTTGTATGCCAGCACTGGAGATCTCATGGACTTGGAAAAAGATGACCTTTTCCCTCATTTAGATGATGTATTACAACATATCAATGGACTTCAGCAGTCCGTCGATCATTGGTCAAAAGATGTCATGCCAGAATTACAAGACGACAATTTATCCTTGTTCCAAACCCCAAACCCAGTAGCGTTAGACTTTGAAGGGAATTCTATATCTGATGGGAGAACAACACCAAGTGATCTGGACAGGGATGCAGCCTCCCTCAATGAATCAGATGCGACGGGGACAAGGGAAAGAAGAGACTCGGGAGTTGGAGCATCTCTTACAAGGACAAATAG ACACATGAGGTGGCACAGTTTCCAGGTCTCGCACCAGCTGAGCGGTTCCCTGGCATCACTTCAAATCAACAACCAATCTGCAGGCCAACTCAATCTGCTGCAGAAGTTCTCCCTGTTACGGCTGACCGCCATCATGGAAAAATATTCTATGTCAAACAAGCATGGGTGGACATG GTCTGTACCAAAATTTATGAAGAGAATGAAGGGTCCTGATTATAAGGATAAGAATGTTTTTGGTGTTCCCCTTATGGTCCACGTGCAGAGAACTGGGCATCCGATACCACAAAGTATTCAACAGGCATTAAGGTTTCTACGTAGTAACTGCCTTGATCAG GTTGGCTTGTTTAGAAAGTCTGGCGTTAAGTCTCGAATCCAGGCCCTGCGCCAGATGAATGAGAACAGCCCTGAGAATGTAAACTACGAAGGCCAGTGTGCGTACGATGTGGCCGACATGATGAAGCAGTTCTTCAGGGACCTTCCAGAGCCCCTGCTCACCAGTAAACTAGGGGAGACCTTTCTGCATATTTACCAGT ATGTTCCCAAGGACCAGAGGCTCCAGGCAGTGCAGTCGGCCATCATGTTAATGTCCGATGAGAACCGTGAAGTTCTACAAACGCTCTTGTGTTTTCTCAATGATGTCACCGCGGTAGAAGAGAATCAGATGACCCCCATGAATCTCGCTGTGTGTTTGGCGCCATCACTCTTCCACCTTAATTTATTGAAGAAAGACAATTCCCCCAG AGCCATTCAGAAGAAGTACGCAACCGGAAAGCCAGATCAGAAGGACTTAAATGAGAACCTGGCAGCTACACAGGGTCTGGCCCACATGATTATGGAGTGCAACAAGCTGTTTGAG atcCCAGAGGAAATCATAGCTCAATCCCGGAATTCATATGCAGAAGCTGATATCCATGTTCCTGCTATGGAGGAACTGGTAAAACAGATGGAGGAAGAAGCGGGTAGTGTCAGCACATACTTTGATAATGTCATCCAGAATCTTCAGAAAGAATCCAAGGATAAATTTAAAGGATGGGTGTCTCTCTCCAGTACAGAGAACACAGAGCTCACATACAAAAAG gTTGGAGATGGAAATCCACTGAGGCTTTGGAAGGTGTCTGTGGAAGTAGAGGCTCCCCCTTCCGTTGTACTTAATCGCCTGCTTAGAGAGCGCCACCGATGGGATGATGATTTTGCCCAGGCAAAAGTAATAGAAACTATTGATAACCAAACGGAAGTATACCAGTATGTAGTGGACAGTATGGCTCCTCATCCTTCCAAGGATTTTGTGGTGTTGAG GACATGGAGGACTGACTTGCCGAAGGGAATGTGCAGTTTGGTGGCAACCTCTGTGGAACATGAAGAAGCTTCTTTAATAGGAGGAGTGAGAGCCATAGTTCTGGAAACTCGATATTTAATCGAACCTTGTGGTTCCGGAAAATCCAGGCTAACCTATATTTGCAGAGTTGACCTAAA GGGCCATTGCCTAGACTGGTACAACAAATGCTTTGGACACCTCTGTGCGGTGGAAGCTTTGCAGATACGGAACTCATTTCAGCCACTTACAGCAGAAGGACCAGAAACAAAAATTTGA
- the STARD13 gene encoding stAR-related lipid transfer protein 13 isoform X4, translated as MIFCAAESFLCELEAKEACEWLRAAGFPQYAQLYEDSQFPIDIASVKRDHDFLDRDHVEPLCRRLNTLNKCASMKLDVSLQRKKSEDSDEEDLCAISDKWTFQRFSRRWSRVDDIDTLLGRSERLGSSGDMKNTTSSESVLTDLSEPEICSIHSGSSGGSDCRCASGETFDDTMCVSDPNSVNHLIPYWTRDIADGKFYAKTDKASHTKAKTLLKCMGTLRGKGAHGKLKGPPKTGGLIISEPILQLEPESVKSMSSVQIGNGPVSDSAIDLKVTGNLDLKSEMQTIDENSSSIKDTEASDANKRAGMYLEDIDLFTMTGIRAKPGQNHKNEFHSQEDLVVHIPKDHKPGTFPKAISIESLSPTDNLGGVNWRGASISLSGQKGLCIKEPRLLSSRCPRGSRLSVYDNVPGSHLYASTGDLMDLEKDDLFPHLDDVLQHINGLQQSVDHWSKDVMPELQDDNLSLFQTPNPVALDFEGNSISDGRTTPSDLDRDAASLNESDATGTRERRDSGVGASLTRTNRHMRWHSFQVSHQLSGSLASLQINNQSAGQLNLLQKFSLLRLTAIMEKYSMSNKHGWTWSVPKFMKRMKGPDYKDKNVFGVPLMVHVQRTGHPIPQSIQQALRFLRSNCLDQVGLFRKSGVKSRIQALRQMNENSPENVNYEGQCAYDVADMMKQFFRDLPEPLLTSKLGETFLHIYQYVPKDQRLQAVQSAIMLMSDENREVLQTLLCFLNDVTAVEENQMTPMNLAVCLAPSLFHLNLLKKDNSPRAIQKKYATGKPDQKDLNENLAATQGLAHMIMECNKLFEIPEEIIAQSRNSYAEADIHVPAMEELVKQMEEEAGSVSTYFDNVIQNLQKESKDKFKGWVSLSSTENTELTYKKVGDGNPLRLWKVSVEVEAPPSVVLNRLLRERHRWDDDFAQAKVIETIDNQTEVYQYVVDSMAPHPSKDFVVLRTWRTDLPKGMCSLVATSVEHEEASLIGGVRAIVLETRYLIEPCGSGKSRLTYICRVDLKGHCLDWYNKCFGHLCAVEALQIRNSFQPLTAEGPETKI; from the exons AGTGAAGATTCAGATGAAGAAGATCTTTGCGCAATCAGTGACAAATGGACATTCCAAAGATTCAGCCGCCGATGGTCTCGGGTGGATGACATTGATACACTGCTCGGAAGATCGGAAAGACTTGGGTCATCCGGGGACATGAAAAACACGACAAGCAGTGAAAGCGTGCTGACAGATCTCAGTGAGCCTGAGATATGTTCTATTCACAGTGGAAGTAGCGGTGGAAGTGACTGCAGGTGTGCTTCCGGGGAAACGTTCGATGACACAATGTGTGTGTCCGATCCCAATTCGGTTAACCATTTAATCCCATATTGGACAAGGGATATCGCAGATGGTAAATTTTATGCAAAGACTGATAAAGCTTCACATACAAAAGCAAAAACACTCCTAAAATGCATGGGTACGCTCCGGGGCAAAGGAGCCCACGGGAAACTGAAAGGACCACCTAAAACTGGAGGGTTAATCATCAGCGAGCCAATTCTGCAACTGGAGCCTGAATCTGTCAAATCAATGAGCAGTGTTCAGATAGGTAATGGACCAGTAAGTGACTCCGCTATAGACTTAAAGGTAACTGGAAACTTGGACTTAAAATCTGAAATGCAGACTATTGATGAAAACTCTTCAAGCATAAAAGATACAGAGGCTTCTGATGCAAACAAGCGAGCAGGTATGTACCTAGAAGATATTGACCTCTTCACCATGACTGGTATACGGGCTAAACCTGGCCAAAATCATAAAAATGAATTTCATTCCCAAGAGGATCTGGTTGTACATATTCCTAAGGACCACAAACCTGGAACATTTCCAAAAGCAATATCTATTGAAAGTCTCTCACCTACTGATAACCTTGGTGGTGTCAACTGGCGAGGTGCAAGCATATCACTTAGTGGACAAAAGGGACTCTGCATCAAAGAACCAAGACTGTTATCTTCAAGATGCCCCAGAGGTAGCAGGCTTAGCGTGTATGACAACGTTCCAGGATCCCACTTGTATGCCAGCACTGGAGATCTCATGGACTTGGAAAAAGATGACCTTTTCCCTCATTTAGATGATGTATTACAACATATCAATGGACTTCAGCAGTCCGTCGATCATTGGTCAAAAGATGTCATGCCAGAATTACAAGACGACAATTTATCCTTGTTCCAAACCCCAAACCCAGTAGCGTTAGACTTTGAAGGGAATTCTATATCTGATGGGAGAACAACACCAAGTGATCTGGACAGGGATGCAGCCTCCCTCAATGAATCAGATGCGACGGGGACAAGGGAAAGAAGAGACTCGGGAGTTGGAGCATCTCTTACAAGGACAAATAG ACACATGAGGTGGCACAGTTTCCAGGTCTCGCACCAGCTGAGCGGTTCCCTGGCATCACTTCAAATCAACAACCAATCTGCAGGCCAACTCAATCTGCTGCAGAAGTTCTCCCTGTTACGGCTGACCGCCATCATGGAAAAATATTCTATGTCAAACAAGCATGGGTGGACATG GTCTGTACCAAAATTTATGAAGAGAATGAAGGGTCCTGATTATAAGGATAAGAATGTTTTTGGTGTTCCCCTTATGGTCCACGTGCAGAGAACTGGGCATCCGATACCACAAAGTATTCAACAGGCATTAAGGTTTCTACGTAGTAACTGCCTTGATCAG GTTGGCTTGTTTAGAAAGTCTGGCGTTAAGTCTCGAATCCAGGCCCTGCGCCAGATGAATGAGAACAGCCCTGAGAATGTAAACTACGAAGGCCAGTGTGCGTACGATGTGGCCGACATGATGAAGCAGTTCTTCAGGGACCTTCCAGAGCCCCTGCTCACCAGTAAACTAGGGGAGACCTTTCTGCATATTTACCAGT ATGTTCCCAAGGACCAGAGGCTCCAGGCAGTGCAGTCGGCCATCATGTTAATGTCCGATGAGAACCGTGAAGTTCTACAAACGCTCTTGTGTTTTCTCAATGATGTCACCGCGGTAGAAGAGAATCAGATGACCCCCATGAATCTCGCTGTGTGTTTGGCGCCATCACTCTTCCACCTTAATTTATTGAAGAAAGACAATTCCCCCAG AGCCATTCAGAAGAAGTACGCAACCGGAAAGCCAGATCAGAAGGACTTAAATGAGAACCTGGCAGCTACACAGGGTCTGGCCCACATGATTATGGAGTGCAACAAGCTGTTTGAG atcCCAGAGGAAATCATAGCTCAATCCCGGAATTCATATGCAGAAGCTGATATCCATGTTCCTGCTATGGAGGAACTGGTAAAACAGATGGAGGAAGAAGCGGGTAGTGTCAGCACATACTTTGATAATGTCATCCAGAATCTTCAGAAAGAATCCAAGGATAAATTTAAAGGATGGGTGTCTCTCTCCAGTACAGAGAACACAGAGCTCACATACAAAAAG gTTGGAGATGGAAATCCACTGAGGCTTTGGAAGGTGTCTGTGGAAGTAGAGGCTCCCCCTTCCGTTGTACTTAATCGCCTGCTTAGAGAGCGCCACCGATGGGATGATGATTTTGCCCAGGCAAAAGTAATAGAAACTATTGATAACCAAACGGAAGTATACCAGTATGTAGTGGACAGTATGGCTCCTCATCCTTCCAAGGATTTTGTGGTGTTGAG GACATGGAGGACTGACTTGCCGAAGGGAATGTGCAGTTTGGTGGCAACCTCTGTGGAACATGAAGAAGCTTCTTTAATAGGAGGAGTGAGAGCCATAGTTCTGGAAACTCGATATTTAATCGAACCTTGTGGTTCCGGAAAATCCAGGCTAACCTATATTTGCAGAGTTGACCTAAA GGGCCATTGCCTAGACTGGTACAACAAATGCTTTGGACACCTCTGTGCGGTGGAAGCTTTGCAGATACGGAACTCATTTCAGCCACTTACAGCAGAAGGACCAGAAACAAAAATTTGA